From a region of the Geothrix sp. 21YS21S-2 genome:
- a CDS encoding TusE/DsrC/DsvC family sulfur relay protein gives MPSVTCRGTAVELNEEGFLVDPGVWDEELALALARQEEGLEALNEQHWSVIRFIRGHFLEHEAAPMVRQVCKGSGVPLKQIYDLFPGGPARGACKLAGLPKPDGCV, from the coding sequence ATGCCCAGTGTGACGTGCAGGGGAACCGCGGTGGAACTGAATGAAGAGGGCTTCCTGGTGGATCCCGGGGTCTGGGACGAGGAGCTGGCCCTGGCCCTCGCAAGGCAGGAGGAGGGCCTCGAGGCGCTCAACGAGCAGCACTGGTCCGTGATCCGGTTCATCCGGGGCCACTTCCTGGAGCACGAGGCCGCCCCCATGGTGCGCCAGGTGTGCAAGGGCTCCGGCGTGCCCCTCAAGCAGATCTACGATCTCTTCCCCGGCGGCCCGGCCCGGGGGGCCTGCAAGCTCGCGGGCCTGCCCAAGCCCGACGGCTGCGTGTAG